GCCTGTGTTGGTTAAGATATCAATACAAGTACCTCAACTGCTCTGGGATGTTTTCCTCAAATCTGCATAAATTCCCAATAtaaatttgtggtttttgcaCCTCGACCATCATTTTCAGACTTGCTttagggcaggggtgtcaaactcaagtcCTCAAGGgtcactgtcctgcagtttttagatgtaccagaggtgcaaaacactggaatgaaatggcttaattacctccttcttgtgtagatcagttctccagagccttgctaatgacctaattattctattcaggtgtggtgcagcagaggcacatctaaaagttgcaggccAGCGgcctttgaggactggagtttgagatccctgatctaaaagtttcaggacagtggccctccaggactggagtttgacacctgtgctttagGGGAACACACCATCAGTATACTCACCACTCTATCAGATGCAGTTGAAAGCATTTTCTCATTGTGCTTTTTTAATGCTTCACACAGCTGAGCATGCTATACTGTGCAATAACTTTACTATGGCCACAGCACTCTGTGTTCTCATCTTTACAGGTGCATTCAGGAAGAACTGTGCTTATGAATCCaaaatctgcatgttttttgAAGTCTAATTTTTTTGTACTATATTcataatatgtttatttttaactagcTTGTCTACAGcaatagtttaattattttacaaaccCTATGTGATTTtccttgcatttttttcttctctctatTTATTGTGAATATGATGCCAGAGCTTCTTTTTGACATAATGATGaatacatttcacattttataagCAGCCAGAAACACTCAAAATCCCTCTGTCTCCCAGTGACAGGAATGTATGCACAGTTTGGAGGTGTGTGTACATTTCCCTTGCTTGGAATTTTACTTAACAGGGTATGATGCATATACCAATCTTTATGTATAAGGTCCCTATTGTTTAATTCTGAGTTGTTTCTTCAGCTACTGGGTCGTTTTGTTGTAGATAGATTGGTGAACCCCCGCACCCAAGGCATCCGAATGCCAAAGGTTACAAAAAATTAGGTTACTTGGAGTGATGTCAGTGGTGTCAGAGACATGGCAGGAGGCCAGCGTGGCCGCTCCTTTAAGTTCTCTGGTGATCAATCAGTGCATTTGCAGTGGGCCACATGTCATGGATAAGAAACCACTGCTGCTGCTATCAGACTCCTTTACACTGAGGAACTCATTCAACCTTAGGGTGTGCACTGCATTCTTGGTACACTTTAGAAGACCAGATGGTTTTTGAGAGGACTAGCTGATTTTTAGTGTCGTGGTGTGGTCTTAGTCTGGTGCAAAGGGGTCCTTTAACTGTAACTCAACATTTTATgtacttgttttttattcaagCTGACACAAAAATACGTTTGGTTCCAGGCATATTATAAAAGTCATCTTACTTTCATCTGATTTTCCAGAACTGTCATGTCTCTCTTCTCCATCAGTTTGTAAAGAGGCACAAGCTCTCCGAAGCCCTGGGTCACAGCCATGATCTGAGTCTCTTTGGAAAGATACAGAGACAGATCCAGGGCCGTATCCAGCCTCACCTTCCCGACACTGAAACACGCACAGGAGAACATATACATTATACATTCCCACTGAACTGATATACAAGTCTACaattgttttgttctatttcaccaataagtttatgtttcagataaatgttatttatcttAAGTGTACGCATGATTAAAATATAACCAATTTTTGCTTTGCATTACTAAACCCAAATATTCTAACACCACACTAAATTGTTCCAGAGTGAGACAGACCTGACCAGCTGGAAGACGTTCTGGATGAGGCTGGCCCGGTCGTTCCCAGAGAGAGCCGTGTGGTTGTACTGCAGCAGTTTGATGATGGAGTTCCAACCTTCACCAGCATAGTGGACCATGTAATAGCCACTCATGTTGACATTAAACTTCACCCAGTCCACTTCCTCCGGCAGGTAGAGCACATCTATGTACATGGCAAGGAGCACAACCACAGTTTAACTGATGTGAAGTTTTTGCACATGGATGATGAGTATAAATTTAAACCTCACCAGTCTTTGTCTTGAGAAGGAAACGATGAACTGTGTTGGAAGCACTGGTCATGTACGTTAGTGGAATCTGCCACAGGAATCTGCCACATAACgcaaatgaaaacaagaacCATTAAATAAAGAACCAGAACTCTGAGGATTTAATACAATATAATAGTGTTAAACCATCATTTAAAGAAGGAATGTCAGCAAACTCTAATAATGTATATTTATGTGTTTCATGTCTATTACCCTTCAGTGAGCGAGGGATCATCTGTCCTCAGGAAGCGCTCCTGACTGAGTCTGACCTCCCGACCTTTGACCTCTACTGTGACCAGTGGGAAGCCCTCCTGCAGTGTCCAGGTGTCCATGATAGTCTTGACATCAAGCTCATCATCAGAGTACCACTTCTAAACATGGACGACCACATATCACATTTAGATGCCTGATGAATTACTTCAATTCTTTAATATAACTCACAACATACTTCTTATATCTACATTCAAATCagtacttaaaatatttataataactgGAATTATGAGAAATAAGGCTTGATGAGAGAACCAAGTATATCTATCTAATATGAATGTTATTATGAAAAACTGGGTGTTTTCTCAACACGGTTACCCAATagagtaaatgtttttgaaattttcagaatgagaATAAACATCTGCAATTAAATATTAACCAATTTGAGGCATTCTGAACATCTTTAGCAGGAAAACCAGGAATGATGGATTTATTCTGTTGCTCTGTAGAACCAAGCAGCAAAACTCACAGAGGATCCAGGCTGGAGTTTGCGTTTAGAGCAAAATTCTGTGTGTTTCAGTCGACCTTCATCCAGAGCATCTGAGCTGCAGATCTGGTGGACATTtaacagagaataaaaacacacatcagaaAAGACAACATCAAAATAACagcaagaataaaaaagaaattaaaaagacatttctcaGACTGCATGAAGAATGACAACTAATGCTAAAGTGTTCAACTCATCCACTGGTTGACGCCAAATTTTAATGTGGTATTTATATAGTAACAAAGTTTGCTTAGAGATGAATTAAAGACGACAAACGCAGTCAGGATCCGATTTTAACTCACATCAGTCAGGCTCTCCCACAGGTGGCTGTTCACAGTGTTCTGGTAGCTGTAGCGCTTCAGGTATCGGATGATACCGATCTCAAAAACTTCAGGGCTCAGGAAGTCCCGCAGCATGTTCAGGATACATGCCCCCTGAAAACGTACAAGCACAAACACAGTTAGCAAGAAAATAAGCCATTCAATGTGGATAATGTCAAGTTAAGTTATTTCACGTGTCCTTAAACTAGAGATGTATCAACTGAAGTTATGTGGCATATTTCTGATCTCTGGTTTTTGCAATGATTTGACCATCCAGGACATATTTGGATTGCTTTTTAGTATTTAGAAGACAACATTATGTCAttgatactttttaaaacaaagacaaatttttACAGAGCTGAAATTTAAACTGGCTGTAGCGTCTTATATTTGGGTTTAACATGGTTAGCTAGCATTACAAAAACAGTGAGTAGATTCTAGTAAATGTGGATCCTTTCCTGGACTCTGAGATTCCCATAATACCATCAGCCTTTTCCAAGACAAACATAAGAGACAAGGGTGGAAAtctcaaaaagacaaaacaaagtaacTCTGCAATACTACTTTCAACCTGCTtattctgaaagtttttttttcttgcagccTTTATTTTCCTCAGACATGTCTTGACACATTGTTGAAAATACAGCTTCCATTTAAAAGAGTCCTCTTACCTCATTAAAGTATTCACTTATCATGTAAAATTTTAGTCAGTTAAGTCAGCAgacttaaaacaatttttaaaaaaatcagctgatCTGTCCAGATCTTCATTAATAACGTTCTAGCACCTTGTATAATCACAACCCACAATATCTAATGCTTAAATCTTTCAGAATACACCACTGACCTTGTCATAAGACACATCATCAAACATCTCCTGGATCTGTGTGGGGTTTTCCACTGGTGTGGAAACTGGATGAGACGAGCTCAGAGAGTCTACCTCCATTGCCTCAAAACACTTGCCCAAGAAGAAGTCATCCTAAGATAAAGACAGCATGGAGAAATTTAGTTTGAATTAAACttgaagaaacagaaacagaagaaggtAAAAGATACAATAAGTTTTCTAAGTTGGGATCTCACCACATGAAGCTCTGGGTAGGTAATGTCGAGGGAAATGAACTCCATGAACTTAGCAAAACCTTCATTTAGCCACAAGTCATTCCACCACTCCATTGTCACCAGGTTTCCAAACCACTGGATAAAACAGTGAAAGggttaaaactgatttaattcaCCCGTAACCTCTTGAGGAGCAATAAAGACTCAAAGTTAACACATACCTGATGAGCGAGCTCATGGGCAATGACCTTGGTGATGCCCAGTTTGTCAGAGGCAGAGGACCTGTCAGGATCAAAGAGAAGGCCAGTCTCTCTGTAGGTGGTCAGACCCCAGTTCTCCATTGCGCCAGACTGGAAGTCCGGGATAGCAGCCAGGTCTGCAGGGAACCACATAAAGCAGGAATCAAATGTGGAACATTCCCCTGCTGACAAATTGATGCTTAATTCTATCTAAAttagttttaacatttataatgATTCCTGGCAGCATTGATATATTCTAAAGATGGATTCATCCTAGAATTAGCTGACATGCACCAGAGACCAAATAACAATGTACAATGTGTTTTCACTAACCCTGTTTGGGAAGTGGATATGGGATATCAAAGTAATCATCATAGAAGTCTAACAACTTCACTGCAGCATCCAATGCAAAGGCCGTCTGATCGATCTTCTCTGGTACAGCATAGACAGAGATCTAAAGGcaatcaaagtaaaataaattattacaaaactgtttgagtgcaataaaatatgaaacaactTGGCCAGCACCATGAATGAAGTCTCACCTTAACTCCATGCTTAGTTGTTTTGCTCACAGACAGGAAGTCAGAGACGATGTAAGCCACCAGGTAAGTGCTCATCTTTACGGTTGTGTCGAAGTGATCCTCAAGCAAACCGCCTGGCAACTCCACTGTTTTAACCTGCGAATAGAAAAAatctctgcttttattttacagttgGTCATGTTACAGACACAAAATGTCATGCATTTTCTTTGTAACCTTTCTAACTtagtaatacatttttaataagcaAAAATTAGGAAagtgtgacatgcatttgtatttggcTGCCTTGAGTCAATACTTATACACATCTAAACAACTCAATTAtatctctggctgtatgttaTGATTTGTCGTCCTACTGATAGCTGGACCTCCATCTCTAATGTCAAAACTCAGGGTAGACGGTTACTTAACTCCATCAATTTTCTAGGTAACTGAAAAACGTCACTGATCCTGCTGATGCATGCCTACAGTATGATTTTGTCACATGTCACAGTGGGGAAGGTGTGTTCAGTGTGAAGTGCAGTGATAGTTTACCACTACATGTTGCATTGTGCATGTagtcaaaattaataaataaatatattttggtcttgtctttcattttgtttcttgccTATGTTGCttatggaaaacagaaaattagacttcttaaagatgttttttttttttaaaacaattttcttgtccCTCCTTCTCCTGATATGTTCATACTCACCTTGGGCATGTTGGAAATGGCAATGTGGCGTGGCTCACGGATGATCCGTATGGTGAAGTTGGCTTTGAAGGCAGGCTCATCAAAACAGGGGAAGGCTCCACGAGCGAAGGTCGCCTCAAACTGTGTAGATGCTATGGCCCTGAGAGATACACGGGTAAAATATACacaacctttttattttcaatttcagagttttattcaAAGATTGGCAAGAGCCAACTGGAAGTGTCAGTAATGGTTGAAGATCATATTTTGTGACCTTACCGAACCTCCCCGCTGCTCGTACGGTAGCTGCCTTTGTAGAAACCATGGAAGCTGTCAGATAAGTTTGCAGCAAACTCCAGCTGGACCTCATACTTTCTGCCCTTGGTCAGAACTGATTCAGACAGCAAAGCAAGCTGATGGGATCGAGGGTACTCCAGCACCCGTAGAGGCCGGACACCCTCAGGTGCCAAGAGAACCACGTTGGATATGTGCATTTGCTTGGCATGGAGGATAACGATGCTGGTGTCTTCTTTCACATCCAGACTGATGCGAACCACCCCGGTGAAATCCAGGGAGGTGAGGTTTGGGTGTATGGTCAAGTCATAGTGCA
The genomic region above belongs to Xiphophorus maculatus strain JP 163 A chromosome 12, X_maculatus-5.0-male, whole genome shotgun sequence and contains:
- the LOC102227485 gene encoding endoplasmic reticulum aminopeptidase 1-like; the encoded protein is MFPLLLVLFVSIHPSSGAQIPNQDQAKELPVATNGEPFPWDRMRLPVTISPLHYDLTIHPNLTSLDFTGVVRISLDVKEDTSIVILHAKQMHISNVVLLAPEGVRPLRVLEYPRSHQLALLSESVLTKGRKYEVQLEFAANLSDSFHGFYKGSYRTSSGEVRAIASTQFEATFARGAFPCFDEPAFKANFTIRIIREPRHIAISNMPKVKTVELPGGLLEDHFDTTVKMSTYLVAYIVSDFLSVSKTTKHGVKISVYAVPEKIDQTAFALDAAVKLLDFYDDYFDIPYPLPKQDLAAIPDFQSGAMENWGLTTYRETGLLFDPDRSSASDKLGITKVIAHELAHQWFGNLVTMEWWNDLWLNEGFAKFMEFISLDITYPELHVDDFFLGKCFEAMEVDSLSSSHPVSTPVENPTQIQEMFDDVSYDKGACILNMLRDFLSPEVFEIGIIRYLKRYSYQNTVNSHLWESLTDICSSDALDEGRLKHTEFCSKRKLQPGSSKWYSDDELDVKTIMDTWTLQEGFPLVTVEVKGREVRLSQERFLRTDDPSLTEGFLWQIPLTYMTSASNTVHRFLLKTKTDVLYLPEEVDWVKFNVNMSGYYMVHYAGEGWNSIIKLLQYNHTALSGNDRASLIQNVFQLVSVGKVRLDTALDLSLYLSKETQIMAVTQGFGELVPLYKLMEKRDMTVLENQMKGYIVDLFRDLIDRQEWSDSGSVSERVLRSYLLLFACVRNHPPCVAKATKLFNQWKDSDGTMSLPVDITMAVFVIGARAPEGWDFLFEKYRTSLQMSVKSRIKSAMTVTYLKDKLKWMMEQSLIGEVMKTQDLPDVVVSVGKNPHGYKLAWDFLRANWHTMIKKFDLGSHSVSYMVLGVTNQYSTREMLQEIRSFFDSLTEETGSKMRCIQQTYETIEDNIRWTDANFPLLEAWLNKHQHRPPHEDL